A region of the Cricetulus griseus strain 17A/GY chromosome 7, alternate assembly CriGri-PICRH-1.0, whole genome shotgun sequence genome:
ttaagagcaTTTTTTAGTCTTGCAGAGGATTTGGCTTAGCAAATTTCCAAGCACCCacggggtggctcacaactccataaccccagttctaggggatccaatgccctcttctgacttctgtgagcaccaggatcgcatgtggtgcatagatacacactcaggcaaaacactcataaaataaatctaacaacaagttttaaataaaaaaaaaaaaaagtaagagacGTCGggtgctggtggcgcacgcctttaatcccagggctcgggaggcagaggaagatggatctctgtgacttcgagaccagcctggactacaagagctagttccaggacagcctccaaagctacagagaaaccctgtctcaaaaaacaaaaaaaacaaaaagcaaaacaaaaaaaaatggacaagCCCGAAGCTGACTTCcaatattattctttttgtttgtttgtttgtctgttttcgagacagggtttctttgtgtagcactggctgtcctggaactcactctgtagaccaggctggctggcttcgaactcacagagatccgcctgcctctgcctcccaagcgctgagattaaaggagtgagtcaccactgcccagcctcaatATTCTACTTCTACAAGTCCTGCACCAAAAGCCTCCCACAGGACTGGAGATAAAGCTCTGAAagggtgcttgcctggcatgcatgaggtcctagaTCCCATCCCCGATTCCACCAAAGAATAAAACGAGCATATGCAAACAAGGAATTATTCGCAGGGAGTATAGCTGCATTGTTTCCAGTGTTGCgtttgcttgattttttaaagaaagcttctAGTGTGACCTCAATCCAGTTGCTCTACTCCACTGCCAGTGCCTCCCCAGGCTGCACCTGAAGAAGGGGATTGGTAAAGAGGGCTCTCTACATCGTAGCTCCCACCAAGCCAACCATCACAGATGCATGATGGGAAAGCATGCTGGATGCAACTGGCTGCCAAAGGCTCTGGCAAGAGTGCGCCCTCTACTGGAAGAGTGGAGAAAGCTCATTGTTTCATTCTTGGTTCTGTGGGATTCCCGGAAATTAGACAACATCCAAAGTTCACCCAACAGACTCTCAGCCTCTTCTTTTAGTGTCTGCTACAAGAAGTTACTCAAGGCTTCAAAACAGGTCTGCACTCCCAGGGCACAGCTGttagcacttgctgccaagccagaaaGAGTCCACAGCCagaagatgtcctctgacctctacttgtGTGTTAAGGCACATGTACTCACATGCAAACATAAACCTACAAGAAtgtgcaaataaaaaaaatttaaagacatctCCTAGGACTGGGGTATAGCCTGGTGTAGAGCAAACTTCCCCAGCACatacaagaccctgggttcaatctgaacattgagaaaaagaaagaaaaaaaaaagaaagaaagaaaaacttttattATCTGAAAGTCTCCTTTTTATGCTACATCCCCTAAGGTCACTGCCCATTTCCCTCACAGCCATGATGGAAAGAGCTGTTTGCTCTCGTGTCTACATAGTTTCTGCTCCcgcttcctcctcccctctgtgCCTCTGCGCCCACCTTCTCTAACACTGCCGCCATCACCTGGGTGACTGGTGTTCCCTACCACATGGAAACTCCAATCTCAGCGGCAGGCAGCAAAGCAGTGTTCCTCCTTCTTGAAGCCCATTCTCTCTACAGTTCCCATgtcctcccatctctgtctctgcttgctTGATCTGGGACCCTTTTCATTCCTGTTACATTGTCTTCCCCTTAAGGGATTTCTTCCTGTTCAGTGTCTTCCCCACACCACTAGGGATGAAACCCAGGCCCTTGCAGGAGTTAAGCAGGAGCCCCATGCAGCCCCTAGTTCCATGACTTAAAGCATCTCTATGTGTCAAGTATACACTCCCACCCCTTACCAAAGCATTCAGTCAATCCCTTGACATTTAAAATGGCTACCTTCAAAACCATCATTAGCAATTCCATGCCTACCAGATCCACATGGTAGCCCAGGAATGAATTTATAGGACACTTCCAACAGCAAGACTGAATGCTACTAATTAGTTCAAATGACAGGAATAGTCCTAATTTTTCCAGTCAAAAAGGGACGTGTGATTGGCCTGGATTAGCATAACATTTCCATTATAACGAGTTTAAATTGCaaatcccccatccactccatagtctttctgcttcccagatcAGCCAAAGGGACCACCCCTACCCGTTCCTTTACAAAGAAACCCTAGGAATGGCAATGCCAAATACCATTGCCCTGAGtacttccttctcctccctcccaagAAGAATTCTATGGCTTTGATCTGCACCCTGGGTGGGCCAGCCAACCAGCTTCTTATTCCCACCTCATCCCTTTCCATCCAGAAGCCACAGAACTCAGATCCAGCAGTAACCTCCAAGCCCAAGGCCTCCAGGTGAAGGGGCATTGCTGGGCACAACACAGGCAAGTCTCCAACACACGGGGCTGAGTGCAAGAAACCCGACAGAGAATACAAATTGAGGTAGAAACAGCTCAATGGTGGGGTGTTTGCCTCATAGGTAagaccttgggttcaatccccagcactgccaggCCAGGGCAGGGCACCCAACAGAGGAGAAGACTTTATGATTCATTTATAGAAAATTAAAAGCCAGGggaaagggccagcaagatggctaagCAGGTGAAGGAGTCTGCTGCCATCCTGAGGGCCCaggtttgatccctgaaacccatatggtagaaggaaagagctAAAACCAGCAAGTTGACTGTCAGCTCTACttgtgcactgtggcacacagaGTCATAAGTAAGTCAGTCAGTAAACTGCTAGGCGTGGTGGctcccatctttaatcccagcacttgggaggttgaggtcagcagatctctgtgagtttgaggacagcctggtctacataatgagttccaggccagctaaggctacatatagtgagacctagtctcaaatacaaaacaaaacaaacaaaaaacaccaaaactcaaaaatcaaatgaacaaaataaataaatgttaaaattaaaacatacacacgatagggggctggagaaatggctcagtagttaatgtactgctcttacagaggaccggAGTATTGTTCTCAGCACCCCATCAAGtgcttcacaactgcctgtaaatccaTCTCCATGGTGTTCCACACCCTCCTCTGTCCCCTGAGGGCAACTGCACTCATGGACACATATCCACACACtcctacatataattaaaaattaattttttttaagttagggAAGCCAGTCCGTGGTggcacaatcctttaatcccaatacttgggaggcagaggcaggcggatctcagtgagttcgagaccaacttggtctacaagagctagttccaggacagccagggctatacagagaaaccctgtgacaaagagagagagagagagagagagaggagagaggaggaggaggaggaggaggaggaagaagaagaagaagaagaagagaaaaaagaaagaaagaaagaaagaaagaaaagaaagaaagaaagaaagaaagaaagaaagaaagaaagagggtcaGGGGAacgatgactcagcagttaagagcactggctgttccttcAGCAACCCAGGTTAGGTTCCCAGAATCTACATAGTGTCTCAGaaccctgtaaccccagctccagatgATCCGATTGATGTGACACACAAAGATACGTTcacaaaaaatacacacaaaataaaagtatacataataaatctttaaaaaaaaagtaaatagcaaatattttctttgaagtcTTGCATGGTCCTAGAGCCCTTCGTGTTCTTTCCCCAATCactgactctccctcctccccagcacCACGCTCAGCTCATCTGGAACATGTGCGTATGCTCTCAGCCCCCGCCTTCTGCTcttgcttttcctctttctgGCAGCTTTCCAGTCCTCTTCCCGAAACTTCTGAGGTGCTCTCCATCACCCCCTTCAGCTCCTGCTCTGACTGATGTCACCCGCTGGATAGGCCTTCCCTCCTAGCCCTGCCAGCTCCACTGTTCAAGTCTCAATTAAGGGCCCTTGTCCTCTGACATTGCCCCCTGTCACGGCATACATTCCCCTAGTGTGTTATCTGCCTCCTTGCCCCGTCCGCTCCCCCCACACTGACAGTTTAGCAGTATCAGGATTCCACACCAGAGATCTCTTATCCCGACTTCATTCCGACCGCACCCGGGCACATAAGGGCTCCAGAGGGCTACTGCCACATGGACAACCTGCCCTCACACAGGAGATCCCGGCAGGGAGAAGTGCCTGCCCCAGAGGGCAGCCCTCACCAACCATATGGACACCAGTTCTGCTTCCAGCTCCTGCTCTCCCACAGGAAGTAGCCAGTCCGGTGCCAAGGTATCCCCAGCTACATCCCCCAAATCCTCAAGACACTGTCAGCCTGCCCCCGGCTGGCGGGCGCCTGCTCCTGGCAAAGCCGCTGGGGTGTAATTAGAGACCCGTTAGCTCCCTAATTGCCAGTTTTGAGCCGTCCTTGTTACCGGCTGCCTGAGGCACACATGGAGGGAAGGGCTAAGAGCTGAGCCAGGCTGGCGTGGAGGTAGACCTAGAGAGGACTGGCAAGTGGCCAGAAACCAAACGTGGCATAGAGAAGGCTCAGTGCAATCTGCCCTCTGGTTGCCTCCCAGCCACATCCACTTGCCCAGAACTGTGACGTCAAACCAGCCCCGCCCATTCATTCTTTATTCAGGTGGCATAAAAGTCACTACAAAAACTTTACAAAAGAGTCTTGGGAGCTAAAGGGGCCCttccctgcctcagcccctgAGCTTCCCTGCAGAAGAGGAcaagggacaggaaggaagggggcTCCTGGCAGTGTTGGCATCTCCAAAGACCAGAGGGGTGACTCGGGTGGTGGGACATCCGTGGGGACCTGTATGTCTTTCAGCAAGGTACATCAGAGTCAGGGTAGGTCAACCTCCACCCATGGAGTACAACACCAAGCAAGGCCAAGGTCTGAGCTCAGGGTGTTTGGGGACATGTCTAAAGGTGGCTTCTTCTCCAGTTTGTGCTTACAAATATGAAGGGACCCCAACTAAGCTAGGGACTGGCCTAATCCACCTCTAGCCAACACTATATCCATGAGCACCCAGCCCACCAAAGGTCACCCCTGAGCTCCTTTGGAAGAAATGAAGATTCCTTTTGCCTGCCTTCCTCCAAGCCCCACCCTGCCTCCTATCCCCAGGGGCTACTGCAAGAGAAAGCCCCCTTTCCCTGCAGACTGCCTCCCCAGGCCCCACCCTATCCCACAAAGCTGGTTGGAAAGTCACAGGAGTTGAGAGGCTGATCCAGGTGGGGACTTGGGATGCTGATGCCCCGGCCCCTCCTCACTTGGGGGTGCTAAACTGGGGGTAATCCTCCTCCGAGGGGGGTGAGAGTTTTAAATCAGGACCAAAGGTCTTGTCTCCATGGAAGTCAACCTTTTCATTCTGAAAGACCCTGTTGTCAGGGGAATCTTGCTGTTCCTGGAACTGGGGCTGTGCACTGGGATTGGGGTTCCTCACACTGCCCACAAAGAGGGGTATGCCGAAGGTTTCTTCCATGATGAAGAAGATGAAGGGTCGGTTCACCAAGAAGGAGGAGATGGACATTCGATTCATGGCTGTGCTGGTGGCTGCGGCTGCCTCCACACCAGCCTCACTGAGTTCCATGGTAGACTGATGCTGCACGCTAGACACCACCAGACTCTTGTCAGAGATGCCTCGAAGGTCTGGGCTCCGGAACAATTCCTGCAGGCCTTGCCCAGAGCAACAGATGACAGGTCAGTGCTGCCTCCAGGCTACACGGACCTGTCTGACATTCTGGCTAAAGGGAACACTTGAACCCACAGATTGCTATAAAACCTTCaagtctcagcctagacaccacTTCTAGAAACACCTCCCCCCCCTTTGTTTTTAATCAGAGTCTTCATTGAGTACCAGCTTGATTTTCCTAgagtgagctggagagatgcacTCTGACTCACCACTCATACTAGGCTGAAGTACCTGAGTCTTTGTGTGCCCACCCTATTAGACTGAGCACTTTGTACACAGCGCGTTCACAGTACCCTAATGCAGAGTAGCTGCAGCTCTTTCACGTGGTAACCCCagcttctcctcttcccttcccaagcTAGACAATGAGGTTCATATATCACCCCAAACTCTACCCAGGATTCGCTGTAGTGCTCAGGTAGCAGAGTAGTTCATCCCAATCTTTCCCAGGACAGAAGGTCCAGGGGAGGGTATCAATTGCTCCCATCCAGGATGAAGGGCTACCTCTGAGTCAGACACGCTGCCAGCTGGAGGACTCTCTTCACATGCCCTGCCAGACCACCTGAGGCCCCCAATCCCAATCCCCAGTCCCCTTACCCAAATGGCTGAGGGTGGCCACCAGGTCCAGCTGCTGTTTCAAATGGAGTTTAGGCAGCCACACTTTGGTGGGCTTCTCCCGCAGTGAGGAATGGTACAGAGTGTCCAAGCTCAGGTTGGCTAGTACCTGAGACACGTTCCAATTAAAATGAGTGGGCATCATGACCACAAAGCTCATGTTGTTCTTAAAGGGGAAGTGAGCCACCTACAGATAAGAAAGGAGAGAACATGAGGACCAGGCAACACCTGGACCTGTGGAGGTCTGGGCCAAAATTGCTTCTGTACTTCTGAGACAGGAGCACATTCAAGTTCAATGTGCCTTCACTTCACCTGTGAAATGGAGCACTATCTCTTGCCCCTTTGCAAGGTGACATGTGACCACCCATGTGACCAAATGAGATAATGCTTTaaaatctctgtgtgtgcctACCTATGCACACCTGTTTGTATGGttttgtgtttgcacatgtatgtgtgaaggccagaggtagGCTGACATAGATTGTCTTCTTAAATGGctctctactttttttttgtttttaatcatctttttgttgatgttgtttctAGGCAAGGtttagccttgactgtcctggaattcactatgtagaccaggctggccttgaacttacagagattcttcctctgcctctgcctctgcctctgcctctgcctctgcctctggagtgctcagattaaatatgtgtgccaccacatcctcCCCCCATTTTTTGAACACAGGATCTCATGAATCAAAAGCTGGCTTTGAAATTACTATTTAGctgtgaacttctgatcctcttgcctcagttgcctcctgagtactgggattacaaagcTATACATACCATCAAACcaaattttcattttggtttgttttttagacagggtttatgtacctcaggctgtcctcaaactcactatgtaattcaagatggctttgaatttctttttaagatttattcttattttatgtgtataggtgtttcgtctgaatgtatgtctatgcatcatgTACTTGTAAAGCCCTCAGAGTCCAAAAGAGGGCATatatccccaggaactggagttacagatgtttgtgagctgccttgtgggagctgggaatcaaaccctggtcctctgcaagagcagcaagtactctgcaagtactcttaactgccgagccatttctccaccttgacctttggtcctcctgcctccttctcgAACGTGCTAAGGATGACAGATGTGCATCACTGTGCCTGGTTTACGTGGTGCTAGGAGTTGAACGAAGGGCTCTGTGCATGCAGGCAAGTACTCAACTGAGCTACCTGCCCCACCACACTTTTGAACCTTCTGCAAGTGTCTTCACTACAGATTGAGTTCTCCATCTGCTCCCAGCTACAAACAAGTTATAGaccttcctgtctttgcctctcagtTCTCCCTACAGGTGGGGCCTCTGGCTTTCAAAATGACTTGGAGAGGAGCCACTAGAAAGGGTAAGAACCCTGCCTCTCGAACTCCCCCTTCACCCAGTGGGTTTGCTGCATATGCCAATATTTGAAATGCAATTACTTTTCTCTTTAGATGGGATTTGGTTATGTAACCCTGACTATCTTCAAACTCTCAatcttttgagtgctgggattatggtgtAAGCCACCACACTCAAGTCACAAGACCCTTTTTGAAGAATTACTGCAGTTACAGCAGCCTGGAAAACACCAGGCTCAAGACTCCTGAAGCCATGCCTCCCTGAGTTCCAGAGGCCTGCCAGTGGGAGAGGAGTGCCAGGCCTGGCTGCTGGGACCTGCTGAcaaaaggcaggaggatggggagatggagcCAGAGGATGAAGGAACAATAGGTAATACAGGGAGAGAGCAACAGGACGATGAGAAGCTAAGGGGAGCTGACCAGGCCATTGTTTTCTCAACATGAGCTAGAGAGAAGTCAAGCTACCCACATGGCTCCTTCCTGCAGAACTAACTATGCTGTGCCCTGCTTGCCTAGTAAAACCAAACAGCAGTGTGGGTGAatagttgtggtggcacacacttgggatcccagcacttagacatctgggacaggaggatcatgagttcaaagccagcctgtgtaACACTGCCAGACCCTAAAACAAACAGAACTAGCCAATATTGTTATCTCAGCCACAGGTAATGGGCCCATGGATCAATATCCCAGCCAAGGAGTCACAGTTAGGCTAGAAGCAAGGGAAGCCACAGCTGAGATCACTCAGAGCAGAACTCTATCCAACCAGAATATTTGGAGCAGAAAACCCAACCTGGCAGACTCCTCCCTTCTGAGCCACACGGGTGGGAACTCTTATCTTCCCTGAGGAACTCTCACTGGTCTTCCTGAGCGCCACTAAATCCCCAGTGCAGAGAACATAGCTGGCACATGACAAAAACTCAGGCTATTTTCTGTGAGCAAATGAACCTCAAAGAGGCCATGTCTAGGTGGAGGCATAATAGACCCTCCCAGAGCCACATCCCCAGGGACCAGACTTCCAGGAAAATGGGGTACCCTCTTCACCCTTGAGGTCCCTGCATAGCCTTCCATCCCCCCCTCCCCAGCACCAGGCCTAGTTTTCTGGGAAAGCCAGGGGGACCTGTATCTCAGGTTGCTCCAGCAGGAACCAGCGCAGAGGGTACGACTGTGCTTGCATCATGTCCACTGGCACCGTGAAGTGCTCGCTCAGGTGGAAGGAGTCTTTCTGGGTGAGACTCGGGTCAAACTTGGTCCTCCAGAAACCTGCAGCCAGGCAGAGGGCAGGAGCCATGTAACATAAGACCAGCCTCCTGCCTGTCCCACCTAGAACCCATTCAAGGAGCAAGTGGAAGCCAAAGCTGGTGGGggcggcagtggtggtgcacgcctttaatcccagaactccggaggcagaggcagacagatctctgtgagtctgaggccagcctagtctacagagagagttccagtagccaaggctgttacacagagaaagcctgtctcgaaaaaacagcAGAAGTCAAGCCCCCAGTACTGACACCCAGTTGAACTTAGGTATCTTTCCTACATCCGGGCTTGTATTTCTCCATCCCTCTGAAGCCCCAGTTTTCTCTCAGGGCAGTCTGTCCTCCACAGCTTCAGCCAGCTTCTGAGCTTCCCAGACACACACCCAGACAATCCCCTGCTTCATGGCCTAGCAACCTCAGAGCAAAGTTGGCAGAGCCCTGCTCAGCCTACAGGGCAGGTGGGGCTGTCAGGATGAGGGGCTCAAGAAGAACAGTGCACCATGAAAGTGGATGGCATTGAGGAGAAGCAACACGGTGTTATCTGGCAGCTCAGAGAGGAAATCCTCAATCTTCCCCTCCGTGGCCTCCTTCACCCATTGGTTGATGTTCGTCAGGTCTTCCTCCTGCTTTCCAGTCAGTTCCACAGGCTTTGCACCAAAGAGCCGTTCCGATTGCTCCAGGAAATCCTCTTTGATGGGAAATCCTGCACACAATGAACCACAAGCTCATCCCAGGGCTGGGGCCTCCAACGGCCACCAGTATTCTACCTGGCTACCTGAGTCTAagctcctcctgctcccccttgttcattgGTGGCAGGGTAGTTCCTGGGTACCTGACTGCCATCATCACCTACCCTTTTGCAGGTATATTCTGGCAGCCAGTTGGATTGTCTCAGGGCCTAGGTTctggcagagatggctcagtagatggGGAAGGCAGGACCCTGTGTTCATGTGTAACACTTGTTGCAAGCTCCGTAGTGTCTGGTTCCGAGCACCTGAAGGGACCAAGTAGGCCAAGGCCCAGGCCACTGGTTCTTTGCTGCCCCGTTCTCCACTCCCACCCTCTCATCCCCATGATGAACATAGCCATAGAccactgtctcctccctcccacaTTCACTGAGCTATGGGACCCCCAGATTCTACTTTCATTTCTGCTGCTAACAAACTGGCCaatgttacctcactcaagataccctctctctctcaatcaCAGTCCCCCACAGTGAAATACCCGTGTCCAGGGGAAGATATTGTAGCTGTCAAACTCTGGTGCTAAAATTACTAGGGGGATTTGTCAATCACCACATTCTTAGGCCATCCCTGGATCCTCTGACTCACAGAGGGTGGTGACAGCTCCAGCACCTACTTGCTACCAAATATCCATGTGTCCCTGGTGGAAGAACCACCCAAGGACAACATCTGCAGCATTGAACTCCTTGTGGCCTCCTAGTTCTGGGCAGGTGCTGCTCCAGTACCTAGTGCCAGGTGAGAGAGTGCCAGGGCCACACTCAGGGGTGACAGGATAAGGTTGGAGCTGGTAGATGTTTGGGCCACCAAGGAGAACAGGTCAGCAGTGAAAGCCATCATGGCCTGAGCCAGCCTGCGAGTCTCCTCTGCAGTTGGGGTACTCTTGCAGTTTCCTGGGGACCTCTCCAGGATAGTGTGGCCACTGAGATCCTACAAGAAAAGACCAGAGGTCAGTAAGGTCAAGGGGCAGCCTCGGATTCTCTGTGCCTCCCTCACAGTCTGGGTACTAGAGGGCTGCAAGGCCTTGTCCCAGAtctgaggggagaggaagagtcaTGCTGGGGTCATTCCTACCCCATCCCTTTTGAACCCCCAACACCAGTCCCATGACCacgtctcccctcccccattcccttacTCCTGCTGATTGGCCCTCCTCCCCCTGGCCCACCTGATTGTACCTGTTTACCCAACTTGAGGAGGGCGAGTGGGGGCAGCTTCTGCTGGGCCTGCTCACTCATTGGCTTTAGAAAGGAGGAAATAGGTGGAGAAATGGGGGACCTCTCCATAGGTCCCTGCTTTGCCCAAGACATAGGTGAGACCCTTGGGCTCTTCCGCCCAAGCCCCCCAAGTACCTGCTGGCTCGGGAGATCCATGGCACTCACAGGGGAAAACTGTTGAGAAGAGGgtgagcagaggcagaaggtTCCTCAGAGCCAACCCCTCCCTGGGCTcagcattcctccctctctaccctCTGGCCTCTCCCAAacttgcccctcccccacagcatCTTCCTCAACCCAGACCTCAGCCCAGCCTCACCATGGAGCAGGGGCTTTGCAGACAGGACAAGCCAAGTACCAGGAGCCCCCAGAGCAGTGCCATGTTCCTGTATCCGGGACAGGGAGGGTTAGTTCCCACTTCCCACTCAAACATCAGGCAGCAGACTGCTACCCATGGGCTCCCTGACCCCATCAAGATACAGAACTTGGACCCACACCCAAGCATATTAGCTGTGGTCCTCATCCTGAGAAGTGGGATTCCCATGATTTCTTTCCACTCTTGTAGTTTCTCATTTAGTCTTCATTCTCTAGGCCTCACATTGTGGATCAGACCTGGGTTTAAATCTGGCCTCTGCTTCTTCCCACAGGACCTTTGGTACTTCCCTTAATTCTTTTGGGTTTTAGCTTGTCTTGTAAAGTCATGGCAGAAGTCCTCCCTCCCATGTAGAGATTGAGGACCAGAATAAGAATCTCTGTAAACCTTGAGTATGATGGCTGGCTCTCAGTGATCTGTATCTGAGAAGGCTTCCCACCCCAGAGAACCCATCTAACCTGTTGTTCACTTCATCCAGTCTTTCTCAGACTGCCCCAGTCCTACCCAAAGGCCCCAAGGGCTCAGCTGGGGTGGCAGGGCAGCCAGAAAGCAGCTTTGTTGACCTAGTAGCGGAGCCCAATGAATGACTGGCCCAGATACCTT
Encoded here:
- the Serpinf2 gene encoding alpha-2-antiplasmin, with translation MGIPLLRMRTTANMLGCGSKFCILMGSGSPWVAVCCLMFEWEVGTNPPCPGYRNMALLWGLLVLGLSCLQSPCSMFSPVSAMDLPSQQPMSEQAQQKLPPLALLKLGKQDLSGHTILERSPGNCKSTPTAEETRRLAQAMMAFTADLFSLVAQTSTSSNLILSPLSVALALSHLALGARNQTLRSLQQVLHMNTGSCLPHLLSHLCQNLGPETIQLAARIYLQKGFPIKEDFLEQSERLFGAKPVELTGKQEEDLTNINQWVKEATEGKIEDFLSELPDNTVLLLLNAIHFHGFWRTKFDPSLTQKDSFHLSEHFTVPVDMMQAQSYPLRWFLLEQPEIQVAHFPFKNNMSFVVMMPTHFNWNVSQVLANLSLDTLYHSSLREKPTKVWLPKLHLKQQLDLVATLSHLGLQELFRSPDLRGISDKSLVVSSVQHQSTMELSEAGVEAAAATSTAMNRMSISSFLVNRPFIFFIMEETFGIPLFVGSVRNPNPSAQPQFQEQQDSPDNRVFQNEKVDFHGDKTFGPDLKLSPPSEEDYPQFSTPK